A single region of the Idiomarinaceae bacterium HL-53 genome encodes:
- a CDS encoding indole-3-glycerol phosphate synthase, with protein sequence MKYELNEDAPTVLTKIVKKRLERLSAMEQHYPHSEIQAKAEFLARVGETRSLRDNLLRGNPGFILECKKASPSKGVIRADFDPVAIAKAYQPYAAAISVLTEPDFFEGEFAYLQAVSAQVQLPILCKDFIVTDYQVALAKYFGAHAILLMLSILTDEQYQALSKLATALKLEILTEVSNKEEMHRASALGAQIIGINNRNLRDLSVDLEQTEVLAKLAPSNAVLVAESGYESNQQIRRHAPLVDGFLVGSHLTAQSNIDLACRQLIYGKHKICGLTHPDTARVAAACGAVFGGLIAAERSPRKVTLSQAAVISQQVPSLKYVGVFSATDSQFSSELLADWVRSAQLVAVQIHDLAHDHANAQNVLKQLRDQLPARCEIWLAIHLDEHFKELPDLTVDRWLADHGAGGTGESFNWQNLPRDLSTLTLAGGLGTHNVQEALATGCQRLDFNSKLEAVPGQKDPAKIRELFNKLRAYGRSIRTVQE encoded by the coding sequence ATGAAGTACGAACTCAACGAAGACGCGCCAACCGTCCTCACCAAAATTGTAAAAAAACGACTCGAACGCCTATCTGCGATGGAACAACACTATCCGCACAGTGAAATTCAAGCCAAGGCGGAATTTCTGGCTCGTGTAGGAGAAACTCGGAGCCTTCGAGACAACTTATTGCGTGGTAATCCAGGCTTTATTTTAGAGTGCAAAAAAGCTTCGCCATCGAAAGGCGTGATTCGTGCCGACTTCGACCCCGTTGCTATTGCGAAGGCCTATCAACCCTACGCGGCAGCCATCTCTGTACTCACTGAACCTGATTTTTTCGAAGGCGAGTTCGCATACTTGCAGGCAGTGAGCGCGCAGGTTCAATTACCCATTCTTTGTAAAGACTTTATCGTCACCGATTATCAGGTTGCGCTTGCTAAATATTTTGGCGCGCATGCCATATTGCTCATGCTGTCGATTCTTACCGATGAACAATATCAAGCGCTCTCTAAACTCGCGACTGCACTCAAGCTCGAAATCCTTACTGAGGTGAGTAATAAAGAGGAAATGCACAGAGCCTCAGCACTTGGTGCCCAGATCATTGGCATTAATAATCGAAATCTAAGAGATCTCTCAGTCGACTTGGAGCAAACTGAAGTGCTGGCAAAATTAGCCCCCTCGAATGCAGTACTCGTGGCAGAGTCGGGGTATGAATCAAATCAGCAAATTAGACGTCATGCGCCGTTGGTTGACGGATTTCTCGTGGGGAGCCACTTAACCGCACAAAGCAATATTGACCTTGCCTGCCGACAGCTCATTTACGGTAAACACAAAATATGTGGATTAACACACCCAGATACAGCGCGTGTTGCAGCAGCTTGCGGGGCAGTGTTTGGCGGTTTGATTGCGGCAGAACGTTCGCCGCGAAAAGTTACCCTCTCGCAGGCCGCTGTCATTAGTCAACAAGTTCCAAGTTTGAAATATGTCGGCGTTTTTAGTGCAACTGATTCTCAATTTAGCTCAGAATTATTAGCCGATTGGGTTCGTAGCGCACAACTTGTAGCTGTGCAAATTCATGATCTAGCGCATGACCACGCAAACGCGCAGAACGTGCTTAAACAACTTCGAGATCAGCTCCCCGCACGCTGCGAAATTTGGCTCGCGATTCATCTCGACGAGCATTTTAAAGAGCTTCCTGACCTCACTGTGGATCGTTGGCTCGCAGACCACGGAGCAGGCGGCACTGGAGAAAGTTTTAACTGGCAAAATTTACCGCGCGACCTCAGCACATTAACGCTCGCTGGGGGGTTAGGCACTCACAACGTGCAAGAAGCACTCGCAACCGGTTGTCAGCGTCTCGATTTTAATTCCAAACTGGAAGCGGTTCCGGGGCAAAAAGATCCGGCTAAGATTCGTGAATTATTTAATAAACTAAGAGCGTACGGTCGCAGTATCCGTACCGTACAGGAGTAA
- a CDS encoding anthranilate phosphoribosyltransferase, with the protein MQELAAVLNGQTLTQAQTEKLFKHLIAGQLNDSQIAGLLMAMKIRGETPEEIAGAAQALRNAAKPFPRPEGTLVDTCGTGGDGSNTINISTSAALVAAAMGIKVAKHGNRSVSSRSGSADVLEVMGVPLEGSPDDNRLLLDQSGFCFLFAPHYHPGVRYAMPARQALKTRTLFNLLGPLINPARPDVQLLGVYDPALCEPVAQTLKLLNCPRAMVVHGSGLDELALHAPTQVTELNHGALTSYTLSPEDFGVPRASIEDLRGGDAERNSQLLKAVFSGQGEPAHRNAIAMNVGALLYMTDEAANLQEGTQKAIDFMATGQALQHLEAMQEQLRA; encoded by the coding sequence ATGCAGGAGCTAGCCGCTGTTTTAAACGGCCAAACACTAACGCAAGCGCAAACAGAGAAGCTCTTTAAGCATCTTATCGCTGGCCAGCTTAACGATTCTCAAATTGCAGGCTTACTGATGGCAATGAAAATTCGTGGTGAAACACCCGAGGAAATTGCCGGTGCCGCACAAGCACTTCGAAATGCTGCAAAGCCATTTCCCCGCCCTGAGGGGACACTCGTCGATACTTGCGGAACGGGTGGTGATGGTAGTAATACGATTAATATTTCTACGTCCGCGGCCTTGGTCGCCGCCGCAATGGGAATTAAAGTTGCAAAACATGGAAATCGCAGTGTTTCCTCGCGCTCTGGTTCTGCAGACGTACTCGAGGTCATGGGCGTACCACTCGAAGGGTCACCCGATGACAATCGTCTATTGCTCGACCAAAGTGGCTTTTGCTTTCTCTTCGCACCGCACTACCACCCTGGGGTGCGCTATGCGATGCCTGCACGCCAAGCATTAAAAACGCGAACCCTATTTAACTTATTAGGCCCTTTGATTAACCCTGCACGCCCCGATGTTCAGCTACTCGGTGTGTACGACCCGGCTTTATGTGAACCGGTCGCACAAACCTTAAAATTATTGAACTGTCCACGCGCAATGGTCGTACATGGTAGCGGGCTTGACGAGCTCGCGTTACATGCACCGACACAAGTTACTGAACTGAATCACGGTGCGCTCACCAGCTATACGCTCTCGCCGGAAGATTTTGGTGTGCCACGTGCGAGCATCGAGGATCTTCGAGGCGGCGACGCGGAGCGGAACTCTCAGCTATTGAAAGCGGTGTTCAGTGGTCAGGGTGAGCCAGCGCATCGCAATGCCATTGCTATGAATGTGGGTGCATTATTATATATGACAGACGAGGCAGCCAACCTTCAGGAAGGTACGCAGAAAGCCATCGATTTTATGGCGACCGGACAAGCATTGCAGCATCTTGAAGCCATGCAGGAGCAGTTAAGAGCATGA
- a CDS encoding anthranilate synthase component 2 — protein MNQLAPNTQILMLDNQDSFTYNLVDELAQIGCQLEVYRNTTALDTVINELSRLEQLGPVLIVLSPGPGHPREAGILMPLLAHVVGKYPVLGICLGFQAIVEYFGGEVARCYETVHGKTAYIDTTTHPIFEDTNNSSMVARYHSLMATAVPSELEIIAKTRDIPMAVSHQAMPCVGFQFHPESIMTTDGSLLLQRTVAYLTRTQHIQE, from the coding sequence ATGAATCAGTTGGCCCCTAACACGCAAATTTTGATGCTAGATAACCAAGATAGTTTCACCTACAACTTAGTGGATGAGCTCGCACAAATTGGCTGTCAGCTTGAGGTATATCGCAATACAACGGCTCTCGACACGGTTATAAATGAACTTAGCCGACTTGAACAACTCGGACCGGTACTCATCGTACTATCCCCTGGCCCAGGACATCCGCGTGAAGCTGGTATTCTCATGCCACTTTTGGCGCATGTAGTAGGCAAATATCCTGTACTCGGTATTTGCCTCGGCTTTCAGGCGATTGTTGAGTACTTCGGCGGAGAAGTTGCACGCTGCTATGAAACGGTTCACGGCAAAACCGCGTATATAGATACAACGACGCACCCGATTTTCGAAGATACAAATAATTCATCGATGGTGGCGCGCTACCACTCGCTCATGGCGACAGCCGTGCCAAGCGAACTCGAAATCATTGCGAAAACAAGAGACATTCCAATGGCGGTAAGTCATCAAGCAATGCCCTGTGTTGGCTTTCAATTCCACCCGGAATCGATCATGACCACCGACGGCAGTTTACTATTACAACGCACCGTAGCGTATTTAACGCGTACGCAGCACATTCAGGAGTAG
- a CDS encoding anthranilate synthase, component I: MKTNRELSTIQLGEIMPISLSTPYQREPLDAFLSLRSESGEHLLLESAEVDSRQNLKSLMLLDASLRIVCQGQQVTVTALTDNGEVLLSWLKKRLNQYLADDHSATEASFEFKLPAADLDEAKRLQATSNIEVLKVLQHELKATESNDFCPFVGGVFAYDYVATFEALPEVPSGDNTCPDYQFYLAETLMIIDHQEESATLIGALAGGAGMEARYLNLCKRMGEILARVQLPQLHHTQKVTEPKQSQPLVVSPSDENFIEVVEGLKEAIVNGDIFQVVPSRQFKLTCRNPLHSYAQLKKDNPSPYMFYLQANDFELFGASPESALKFTASSRQTELYPIAGTRQRAKKPDGTIHLDRDARIELSLRQDQKELAEHMMLVDLARNDLARIGVAGSRYVADLLKVDRYSHVMHLVSRVVATLKPELDALDAYRACMNMGTLVGAPKISAATYIREAEGTRRGSYGGAVGYLAGNGDMDTCIVIRSAFVRDGTAIVQAGAGVVFDSVPKSELQETVQKAQAVIRAIEATQQEANG, from the coding sequence ATGAAAACAAATAGAGAGCTCAGCACTATACAACTTGGTGAAATCATGCCGATTTCGCTCTCTACGCCTTATCAGCGAGAGCCACTTGACGCCTTTCTGAGTTTACGCTCTGAATCAGGTGAGCATCTTCTTCTTGAGTCCGCAGAAGTTGACTCTAGGCAAAATCTCAAGAGTTTAATGCTCCTCGATGCGTCACTACGCATTGTTTGTCAGGGTCAGCAAGTCACCGTGACGGCACTCACTGACAATGGTGAGGTTCTACTAAGTTGGCTGAAAAAGCGACTTAATCAATATCTTGCTGACGATCACTCCGCTACTGAAGCTAGCTTTGAATTTAAGCTGCCAGCGGCAGACTTAGACGAAGCCAAAAGGTTACAAGCCACCAGCAACATAGAAGTATTAAAAGTCTTACAGCATGAACTAAAGGCAACGGAAAGTAATGATTTCTGTCCATTCGTAGGAGGTGTATTTGCATACGATTACGTAGCGACTTTTGAGGCTCTACCTGAGGTGCCGAGTGGCGACAACACCTGTCCAGATTACCAATTCTATTTGGCAGAAACATTAATGATTATTGACCATCAAGAGGAGTCGGCGACCTTAATCGGCGCACTTGCAGGTGGTGCAGGAATGGAAGCCCGGTATTTAAACCTGTGCAAGCGCATGGGCGAAATTCTGGCACGTGTGCAACTGCCGCAACTACACCACACACAAAAGGTCACAGAACCAAAGCAATCACAACCACTTGTTGTTTCTCCGAGCGATGAGAATTTTATCGAGGTGGTGGAAGGTCTTAAAGAAGCCATAGTGAATGGTGATATTTTTCAAGTGGTTCCCTCCCGTCAATTTAAGCTTACTTGCCGGAACCCTTTGCATAGTTACGCTCAACTCAAAAAAGACAACCCGAGTCCTTACATGTTCTATTTGCAAGCCAATGATTTTGAACTGTTTGGCGCATCACCAGAATCTGCACTTAAATTTACGGCCAGCAGTCGACAAACCGAGCTTTACCCAATAGCCGGGACTCGCCAGCGCGCAAAAAAACCTGACGGAACCATTCACCTCGATCGAGACGCTCGCATCGAATTATCGTTACGCCAAGATCAAAAGGAACTCGCAGAGCATATGATGTTGGTGGATTTAGCCAGAAACGATCTCGCTCGCATAGGAGTGGCGGGGAGTCGTTACGTCGCCGATTTACTCAAAGTCGATCGTTACTCTCACGTAATGCACTTAGTGTCACGGGTGGTTGCCACCTTAAAGCCTGAATTAGATGCACTCGATGCCTACCGCGCTTGTATGAACATGGGCACCTTAGTCGGCGCTCCCAAAATTAGTGCTGCGACCTATATTCGTGAAGCTGAAGGCACACGCCGAGGGAGTTATGGTGGCGCCGTCGGCTATCTCGCCGGGAATGGCGATATGGATACCTGTATCGTGATTCGCTCAGCATTTGTGAGAGACGGTACTGCCATCGTACAGGCCGGCGCGGGAGTGGTTTTCGATTCCGTACCCAAATCAGAACTGCAAGAAACTGTACAAAAAGCGCAAGCGGTGATTCGTGCGATTGAGGCGACACAGCAGGAGGCAAACGGATGA